One window from the genome of Paramormyrops kingsleyae isolate MSU_618 chromosome 3, PKINGS_0.4, whole genome shotgun sequence encodes:
- the npas4l gene encoding neuronal PAS domain-containing protein 4-like isoform X3 — translation MTVCCESCHSPIGDMPGPAHCSSRCYTATQRVSCKRFRSTKGASKARRDHINCEIRSMRALLPIPLEDQERLSYLHSMSAICTFIRKSIFFRELQPDGSSCFLPYEDFLQALPGFILVTSREGKLIYVSENVADYLGYSMVDVLQGDAIYDMVDNADVEIVKSNLETEGLPAKAERTFVCRMLMSKAFRLRHGSSCSMLVRGRFQAAPRASPSGQEPDLAFVALCTPTADRWRDGNPRCSAEPFRTLHGPDMSFAYAPESLLFHLGYSAGEVIGRSWYSLLHPDDLSSCASKHKSLLEGDEGTLVEMVLRLQHKNLYWVWLYVRATKDSGKQEVSCMNYIVSETEASFLKQRIYSDASITSTPLLPKQPQPSHSDAPQCHGNGVTKVLKREREACCVTEEPQPKTSRVSETNTGYLICTNPAEDGSQQGVLTSSTVFPATPPYSPASSHSPATQEDCPSDFLLDAYSYAETLLSSPESSPPYLSGQNTFSGVSDCFPASDPLQAAMDPTFGLHHFAVAQSPESCPSPSYEFPSCPVGSHLVPDGLQGLDVADGSSDCAFHPDDLGLSTPPPGGDSPFLVRQDVSDTPVLTPDPSPATECRFQYSERERAEISILAQQISSLANSFDTYRSMGLAPGNGKPTPLSEGPVPPCDCPDVCSHPSRLELILDEGVIYSILQDLDTEEGHVEDGEQSLDASISQASAALFTALVWEPSLDQFPSMHPALDPCLVRPGCQEDGNELHQLSRYLHSSLQQDELAEESMY, via the exons aTGACGGTGTGCTGCGAGTCCTGCCATAGTCCGATCGGCGATATGCCCGGACCGGCGCACTGCTCGTCCCGGTGCTACACCGCGACCCAGAGAGTCTCCTGCAAGCGCTTTCG GTCCACCAAGGGGGCATCGAAGGCCCGTCGCGACCACATCAACTGCGAGATTCGGAGCATGCGGGCCCTCCTGCCCATCCCGCTGGAGGACCAGGAGCGCCTTTCCTACCTACACTCCATGTCGGCCATCTGTACCTTCATCCGGAAGTCCATCTTCTTCCGAG AGCTGCAGCCAGATGGGTCCAGCTGTTTCCTGCCCTATGAGGACTTCCTGCAAGCCTTGCCTGGCTTCATACTGGTCACCTCCAGAGAGGGGAAGCTGATTTATGTGTCTGAGAATGTGGCCGATTACCTGGGATACTCAATG GTGGATGTGCTTCAGGGAGATGCTATCTACGACATGGTGGACAACGCAGATGTGGAGATTGTGAAATCTAACCTGGAGACTGAGGGCCTGCCAGCAAAAG CAGAGAGGACCTTTGTGTGCCGCATGCTGATGTCCAAGGCGTTCCGGCTCCGGCACGGCAGCAGCTGCTCCATGCTGGTCCGAGGCCGCTTCCAGGCGGCTCCCCGCGCTTCCCCATCAGGCCAGGAGCCTGACCTGGCCTTCGTGGCCCTCTGCACCCCCACAGCAGATCGCTGGCGGGACGGTAACCCCCGCTGTTCCGCGGAGCCCTTCCGGACACTCCACGGGCCTGACATGTCCTTCGCCTACGCGCCTGAGAG CCTGCTGTTTCACCTGGGCTACTCAGCGGGTGAGGTGATTGGTCGATCCTGGTACAGCCTGCTTCATCCAGATGATCTTTCCTCATGTGCATCAAAACACAAGAGTCTGT TGGAAGGAGATGAAGGCACATTGGTCGAGATGGTCCTCAGACTACAACACAAGAACCTCTACTGGGTGTGGCTATATGTTCGAGCTacaaaggattctgggaaacaggaagtgagctgCATGAACTATATTGTCAG CGAAACAGAGGCCAGCTTCCTGAAGCAGAGGATCTACAGCGATGCCTCCATCACCTCGACCCCCCTCCTTCCAAAACAGCCTCAACCATCGCACTCCGACGCCCCCCAGTGTCATGGAAATGGCGTCACCAAGGTCCTcaagagggagagggaggctTGCTGCGTGACAGAGGAGCCCCAGCCAAAGACGAGCCGCGTCTCTGAAACCAACACCGGCTACCTGATCTGCACCAATCCGGCAGAAGAcggcagccagcagggggtgctgacGAGCAGCACTGTGTTCCCCGCCACGCCTCCCTACAGCCCAGCATCGTCCCACTCTCCAGCCACGCAGGAGGACTGTCCGTCCGACTTCCTCCTGGACGCATACAGCTACGCCGAGACCCTGCTCTCCTCTCCGGAGAGCTCTCCTCCCTACCTCTCCGGCCAGAACACTTTTTCCGGGGTATCGGACTGCTTCCCTGCCTCAGATCCTCTCCAGGCTGCAATGGATCCCACATTTGGCCTCCACCATTTTGCTGTGGCTCAGTCGCCTGAGTCCTGCCCATCTCCATCCTATGAGTTTCCCAGCTGCCCCGTGGGAAGTCACCTGGTCCCAGACGGTCTACAGGGGCTGGATGTGGCTGACGGCTCGTCGGACTGTGCCTTTCATCCTGACGACCTCGGGCTCTCCACCCCGCCACCAGGGGGAGACAGCCCTTTCCTAGTCCGTCAGGATGTCTCAGACACCCCTGTGCTGACCCCTGATCCCTCGCCCGCGACTGAGTGCCGTTTCCAGTACAGTGAGCGGGAGAGGGCCGAAATTAGCATCCTGGCCCAGCAGATCTCCTCGCTGGCTAACAGCTTTGACACATACCGTAGTATGGGTCTGGCCCCTGGAAACGGTAAGCCCACCCCCCTCAGCGAAGGCCCAGTACCCCCCTGCGACTGCCCAGATGTGTGCTCACACCCATCCAGACTCGAGCTGATCTTGGATGAAGGTGTCATCTACAGCATCTTACAAGACCTAGACACCGAAGAGGGGCACGTGGAGGACGGGGAGCAGTCCCTGGATGCCTCGATCTCCCAGGCGTCTGCAGCCCTGTTTACCGCCCTGGTGTGGGAACCCTCCCTGGACcagtttcccagcatgcaccctGCACTGGATCCCTGCCTGGTGAGGCCCGGATGCCAAGAGGATGGAAATGAGTTGCATCAACTCAGCCGCTACCTGCATAGTAGCCTCCAGCAAG ATGAGCTTGCTGAAGAATCCATGTACTGA
- the npas4l gene encoding neuronal PAS domain-containing protein 4-like isoform X2: MQARFPGATSRRNRCLCQSWGSEWPVLGVGGTSFSSDVIALAVRVPRASRDMLVSHRSTKGASKARRDHINCEIRSMRALLPIPLEDQERLSYLHSMSAICTFIRKSIFFRELQPDGSSCFLPYEDFLQALPGFILVTSREGKLIYVSENVADYLGYSMVDVLQGDAIYDMVDNADVEIVKSNLETEGLPAKERTFVCRMLMSKAFRLRHGSSCSMLVRGRFQAAPRASPSGQEPDLAFVALCTPTADRWRDGNPRCSAEPFRTLHGPDMSFAYAPESLLFHLGYSAGEVIGRSWYSLLHPDDLSSCASKHKSLLEGDEGTLVEMVLRLQHKNLYWVWLYVRATKDSGKQEVSCMNYIVSETEASFLKQRIYSDASITSTPLLPKQPQPSHSDAPQCHGNGVTKVLKREREACCVTEEPQPKTSRVSETNTGYLICTNPAEDGSQQGVLTSSTVFPATPPYSPASSHSPATQEDCPSDFLLDAYSYAETLLSSPESSPPYLSGQNTFSGVSDCFPASDPLQAAMDPTFGLHHFAVAQSPESCPSPSYEFPSCPVGSHLVPDGLQGLDVADGSSDCAFHPDDLGLSTPPPGGDSPFLVRQDVSDTPVLTPDPSPATECRFQYSERERAEISILAQQISSLANSFDTYRSMGLAPGNGKPTPLSEGPVPPCDCPDVCSHPSRLELILDEGVIYSILQDLDTEEGHVEDGEQSLDASISQASAALFTALVWEPSLDQFPSMHPALDPCLVRPGCQEDGNELHQLSRYLHSSLQQDELAEESMY, from the exons ATGCAAGCCCGCTTTCCTGGAGCGACTTCCAGGAGGAATAGATGTTTGTGTCAGTCCTGGGGGAGCGAGTGGCCTGTCCTGGGAGTGGGTGGCACCTCCTTCTCGTCTGACGTGATAGCATTAGCGGTACGAGTCCCTCGGGCATCACGTGACATGCTGGTCTCTCACAGGTCCACCAAGGGGGCATCGAAGGCCCGTCGCGACCACATCAACTGCGAGATTCGGAGCATGCGGGCCCTCCTGCCCATCCCGCTGGAGGACCAGGAGCGCCTTTCCTACCTACACTCCATGTCGGCCATCTGTACCTTCATCCGGAAGTCCATCTTCTTCCGAG AGCTGCAGCCAGATGGGTCCAGCTGTTTCCTGCCCTATGAGGACTTCCTGCAAGCCTTGCCTGGCTTCATACTGGTCACCTCCAGAGAGGGGAAGCTGATTTATGTGTCTGAGAATGTGGCCGATTACCTGGGATACTCAATG GTGGATGTGCTTCAGGGAGATGCTATCTACGACATGGTGGACAACGCAGATGTGGAGATTGTGAAATCTAACCTGGAGACTGAGGGCCTGCCAGCAAAAG AGAGGACCTTTGTGTGCCGCATGCTGATGTCCAAGGCGTTCCGGCTCCGGCACGGCAGCAGCTGCTCCATGCTGGTCCGAGGCCGCTTCCAGGCGGCTCCCCGCGCTTCCCCATCAGGCCAGGAGCCTGACCTGGCCTTCGTGGCCCTCTGCACCCCCACAGCAGATCGCTGGCGGGACGGTAACCCCCGCTGTTCCGCGGAGCCCTTCCGGACACTCCACGGGCCTGACATGTCCTTCGCCTACGCGCCTGAGAG CCTGCTGTTTCACCTGGGCTACTCAGCGGGTGAGGTGATTGGTCGATCCTGGTACAGCCTGCTTCATCCAGATGATCTTTCCTCATGTGCATCAAAACACAAGAGTCTGT TGGAAGGAGATGAAGGCACATTGGTCGAGATGGTCCTCAGACTACAACACAAGAACCTCTACTGGGTGTGGCTATATGTTCGAGCTacaaaggattctgggaaacaggaagtgagctgCATGAACTATATTGTCAG CGAAACAGAGGCCAGCTTCCTGAAGCAGAGGATCTACAGCGATGCCTCCATCACCTCGACCCCCCTCCTTCCAAAACAGCCTCAACCATCGCACTCCGACGCCCCCCAGTGTCATGGAAATGGCGTCACCAAGGTCCTcaagagggagagggaggctTGCTGCGTGACAGAGGAGCCCCAGCCAAAGACGAGCCGCGTCTCTGAAACCAACACCGGCTACCTGATCTGCACCAATCCGGCAGAAGAcggcagccagcagggggtgctgacGAGCAGCACTGTGTTCCCCGCCACGCCTCCCTACAGCCCAGCATCGTCCCACTCTCCAGCCACGCAGGAGGACTGTCCGTCCGACTTCCTCCTGGACGCATACAGCTACGCCGAGACCCTGCTCTCCTCTCCGGAGAGCTCTCCTCCCTACCTCTCCGGCCAGAACACTTTTTCCGGGGTATCGGACTGCTTCCCTGCCTCAGATCCTCTCCAGGCTGCAATGGATCCCACATTTGGCCTCCACCATTTTGCTGTGGCTCAGTCGCCTGAGTCCTGCCCATCTCCATCCTATGAGTTTCCCAGCTGCCCCGTGGGAAGTCACCTGGTCCCAGACGGTCTACAGGGGCTGGATGTGGCTGACGGCTCGTCGGACTGTGCCTTTCATCCTGACGACCTCGGGCTCTCCACCCCGCCACCAGGGGGAGACAGCCCTTTCCTAGTCCGTCAGGATGTCTCAGACACCCCTGTGCTGACCCCTGATCCCTCGCCCGCGACTGAGTGCCGTTTCCAGTACAGTGAGCGGGAGAGGGCCGAAATTAGCATCCTGGCCCAGCAGATCTCCTCGCTGGCTAACAGCTTTGACACATACCGTAGTATGGGTCTGGCCCCTGGAAACGGTAAGCCCACCCCCCTCAGCGAAGGCCCAGTACCCCCCTGCGACTGCCCAGATGTGTGCTCACACCCATCCAGACTCGAGCTGATCTTGGATGAAGGTGTCATCTACAGCATCTTACAAGACCTAGACACCGAAGAGGGGCACGTGGAGGACGGGGAGCAGTCCCTGGATGCCTCGATCTCCCAGGCGTCTGCAGCCCTGTTTACCGCCCTGGTGTGGGAACCCTCCCTGGACcagtttcccagcatgcaccctGCACTGGATCCCTGCCTGGTGAGGCCCGGATGCCAAGAGGATGGAAATGAGTTGCATCAACTCAGCCGCTACCTGCATAGTAGCCTCCAGCAAG ATGAGCTTGCTGAAGAATCCATGTACTGA
- the npas4l gene encoding neuronal PAS domain-containing protein 4-like isoform X4, translating into MTVCCESCHSPIGDMPGPAHCSSRCYTATQRVSCKRFRSTKGASKARRDHINCEIRSMRALLPIPLEDQERLSYLHSMSAICTFIRKSIFFRELQPDGSSCFLPYEDFLQALPGFILVTSREGKLIYVSENVADYLGYSMVDVLQGDAIYDMVDNADVEIVKSNLETEGLPAKERTFVCRMLMSKAFRLRHGSSCSMLVRGRFQAAPRASPSGQEPDLAFVALCTPTADRWRDGNPRCSAEPFRTLHGPDMSFAYAPESLLFHLGYSAGEVIGRSWYSLLHPDDLSSCASKHKSLLEGDEGTLVEMVLRLQHKNLYWVWLYVRATKDSGKQEVSCMNYIVSETEASFLKQRIYSDASITSTPLLPKQPQPSHSDAPQCHGNGVTKVLKREREACCVTEEPQPKTSRVSETNTGYLICTNPAEDGSQQGVLTSSTVFPATPPYSPASSHSPATQEDCPSDFLLDAYSYAETLLSSPESSPPYLSGQNTFSGVSDCFPASDPLQAAMDPTFGLHHFAVAQSPESCPSPSYEFPSCPVGSHLVPDGLQGLDVADGSSDCAFHPDDLGLSTPPPGGDSPFLVRQDVSDTPVLTPDPSPATECRFQYSERERAEISILAQQISSLANSFDTYRSMGLAPGNGKPTPLSEGPVPPCDCPDVCSHPSRLELILDEGVIYSILQDLDTEEGHVEDGEQSLDASISQASAALFTALVWEPSLDQFPSMHPALDPCLVRPGCQEDGNELHQLSRYLHSSLQQDELAEESMY; encoded by the exons aTGACGGTGTGCTGCGAGTCCTGCCATAGTCCGATCGGCGATATGCCCGGACCGGCGCACTGCTCGTCCCGGTGCTACACCGCGACCCAGAGAGTCTCCTGCAAGCGCTTTCG GTCCACCAAGGGGGCATCGAAGGCCCGTCGCGACCACATCAACTGCGAGATTCGGAGCATGCGGGCCCTCCTGCCCATCCCGCTGGAGGACCAGGAGCGCCTTTCCTACCTACACTCCATGTCGGCCATCTGTACCTTCATCCGGAAGTCCATCTTCTTCCGAG AGCTGCAGCCAGATGGGTCCAGCTGTTTCCTGCCCTATGAGGACTTCCTGCAAGCCTTGCCTGGCTTCATACTGGTCACCTCCAGAGAGGGGAAGCTGATTTATGTGTCTGAGAATGTGGCCGATTACCTGGGATACTCAATG GTGGATGTGCTTCAGGGAGATGCTATCTACGACATGGTGGACAACGCAGATGTGGAGATTGTGAAATCTAACCTGGAGACTGAGGGCCTGCCAGCAAAAG AGAGGACCTTTGTGTGCCGCATGCTGATGTCCAAGGCGTTCCGGCTCCGGCACGGCAGCAGCTGCTCCATGCTGGTCCGAGGCCGCTTCCAGGCGGCTCCCCGCGCTTCCCCATCAGGCCAGGAGCCTGACCTGGCCTTCGTGGCCCTCTGCACCCCCACAGCAGATCGCTGGCGGGACGGTAACCCCCGCTGTTCCGCGGAGCCCTTCCGGACACTCCACGGGCCTGACATGTCCTTCGCCTACGCGCCTGAGAG CCTGCTGTTTCACCTGGGCTACTCAGCGGGTGAGGTGATTGGTCGATCCTGGTACAGCCTGCTTCATCCAGATGATCTTTCCTCATGTGCATCAAAACACAAGAGTCTGT TGGAAGGAGATGAAGGCACATTGGTCGAGATGGTCCTCAGACTACAACACAAGAACCTCTACTGGGTGTGGCTATATGTTCGAGCTacaaaggattctgggaaacaggaagtgagctgCATGAACTATATTGTCAG CGAAACAGAGGCCAGCTTCCTGAAGCAGAGGATCTACAGCGATGCCTCCATCACCTCGACCCCCCTCCTTCCAAAACAGCCTCAACCATCGCACTCCGACGCCCCCCAGTGTCATGGAAATGGCGTCACCAAGGTCCTcaagagggagagggaggctTGCTGCGTGACAGAGGAGCCCCAGCCAAAGACGAGCCGCGTCTCTGAAACCAACACCGGCTACCTGATCTGCACCAATCCGGCAGAAGAcggcagccagcagggggtgctgacGAGCAGCACTGTGTTCCCCGCCACGCCTCCCTACAGCCCAGCATCGTCCCACTCTCCAGCCACGCAGGAGGACTGTCCGTCCGACTTCCTCCTGGACGCATACAGCTACGCCGAGACCCTGCTCTCCTCTCCGGAGAGCTCTCCTCCCTACCTCTCCGGCCAGAACACTTTTTCCGGGGTATCGGACTGCTTCCCTGCCTCAGATCCTCTCCAGGCTGCAATGGATCCCACATTTGGCCTCCACCATTTTGCTGTGGCTCAGTCGCCTGAGTCCTGCCCATCTCCATCCTATGAGTTTCCCAGCTGCCCCGTGGGAAGTCACCTGGTCCCAGACGGTCTACAGGGGCTGGATGTGGCTGACGGCTCGTCGGACTGTGCCTTTCATCCTGACGACCTCGGGCTCTCCACCCCGCCACCAGGGGGAGACAGCCCTTTCCTAGTCCGTCAGGATGTCTCAGACACCCCTGTGCTGACCCCTGATCCCTCGCCCGCGACTGAGTGCCGTTTCCAGTACAGTGAGCGGGAGAGGGCCGAAATTAGCATCCTGGCCCAGCAGATCTCCTCGCTGGCTAACAGCTTTGACACATACCGTAGTATGGGTCTGGCCCCTGGAAACGGTAAGCCCACCCCCCTCAGCGAAGGCCCAGTACCCCCCTGCGACTGCCCAGATGTGTGCTCACACCCATCCAGACTCGAGCTGATCTTGGATGAAGGTGTCATCTACAGCATCTTACAAGACCTAGACACCGAAGAGGGGCACGTGGAGGACGGGGAGCAGTCCCTGGATGCCTCGATCTCCCAGGCGTCTGCAGCCCTGTTTACCGCCCTGGTGTGGGAACCCTCCCTGGACcagtttcccagcatgcaccctGCACTGGATCCCTGCCTGGTGAGGCCCGGATGCCAAGAGGATGGAAATGAGTTGCATCAACTCAGCCGCTACCTGCATAGTAGCCTCCAGCAAG ATGAGCTTGCTGAAGAATCCATGTACTGA
- the npas4l gene encoding neuronal PAS domain-containing protein 4-like isoform X1 translates to MQARFPGATSRRNRCLCQSWGSEWPVLGVGGTSFSSDVIALAVRVPRASRDMLVSHRSTKGASKARRDHINCEIRSMRALLPIPLEDQERLSYLHSMSAICTFIRKSIFFRELQPDGSSCFLPYEDFLQALPGFILVTSREGKLIYVSENVADYLGYSMVDVLQGDAIYDMVDNADVEIVKSNLETEGLPAKAERTFVCRMLMSKAFRLRHGSSCSMLVRGRFQAAPRASPSGQEPDLAFVALCTPTADRWRDGNPRCSAEPFRTLHGPDMSFAYAPESLLFHLGYSAGEVIGRSWYSLLHPDDLSSCASKHKSLLEGDEGTLVEMVLRLQHKNLYWVWLYVRATKDSGKQEVSCMNYIVSETEASFLKQRIYSDASITSTPLLPKQPQPSHSDAPQCHGNGVTKVLKREREACCVTEEPQPKTSRVSETNTGYLICTNPAEDGSQQGVLTSSTVFPATPPYSPASSHSPATQEDCPSDFLLDAYSYAETLLSSPESSPPYLSGQNTFSGVSDCFPASDPLQAAMDPTFGLHHFAVAQSPESCPSPSYEFPSCPVGSHLVPDGLQGLDVADGSSDCAFHPDDLGLSTPPPGGDSPFLVRQDVSDTPVLTPDPSPATECRFQYSERERAEISILAQQISSLANSFDTYRSMGLAPGNGKPTPLSEGPVPPCDCPDVCSHPSRLELILDEGVIYSILQDLDTEEGHVEDGEQSLDASISQASAALFTALVWEPSLDQFPSMHPALDPCLVRPGCQEDGNELHQLSRYLHSSLQQDELAEESMY, encoded by the exons ATGCAAGCCCGCTTTCCTGGAGCGACTTCCAGGAGGAATAGATGTTTGTGTCAGTCCTGGGGGAGCGAGTGGCCTGTCCTGGGAGTGGGTGGCACCTCCTTCTCGTCTGACGTGATAGCATTAGCGGTACGAGTCCCTCGGGCATCACGTGACATGCTGGTCTCTCACAGGTCCACCAAGGGGGCATCGAAGGCCCGTCGCGACCACATCAACTGCGAGATTCGGAGCATGCGGGCCCTCCTGCCCATCCCGCTGGAGGACCAGGAGCGCCTTTCCTACCTACACTCCATGTCGGCCATCTGTACCTTCATCCGGAAGTCCATCTTCTTCCGAG AGCTGCAGCCAGATGGGTCCAGCTGTTTCCTGCCCTATGAGGACTTCCTGCAAGCCTTGCCTGGCTTCATACTGGTCACCTCCAGAGAGGGGAAGCTGATTTATGTGTCTGAGAATGTGGCCGATTACCTGGGATACTCAATG GTGGATGTGCTTCAGGGAGATGCTATCTACGACATGGTGGACAACGCAGATGTGGAGATTGTGAAATCTAACCTGGAGACTGAGGGCCTGCCAGCAAAAG CAGAGAGGACCTTTGTGTGCCGCATGCTGATGTCCAAGGCGTTCCGGCTCCGGCACGGCAGCAGCTGCTCCATGCTGGTCCGAGGCCGCTTCCAGGCGGCTCCCCGCGCTTCCCCATCAGGCCAGGAGCCTGACCTGGCCTTCGTGGCCCTCTGCACCCCCACAGCAGATCGCTGGCGGGACGGTAACCCCCGCTGTTCCGCGGAGCCCTTCCGGACACTCCACGGGCCTGACATGTCCTTCGCCTACGCGCCTGAGAG CCTGCTGTTTCACCTGGGCTACTCAGCGGGTGAGGTGATTGGTCGATCCTGGTACAGCCTGCTTCATCCAGATGATCTTTCCTCATGTGCATCAAAACACAAGAGTCTGT TGGAAGGAGATGAAGGCACATTGGTCGAGATGGTCCTCAGACTACAACACAAGAACCTCTACTGGGTGTGGCTATATGTTCGAGCTacaaaggattctgggaaacaggaagtgagctgCATGAACTATATTGTCAG CGAAACAGAGGCCAGCTTCCTGAAGCAGAGGATCTACAGCGATGCCTCCATCACCTCGACCCCCCTCCTTCCAAAACAGCCTCAACCATCGCACTCCGACGCCCCCCAGTGTCATGGAAATGGCGTCACCAAGGTCCTcaagagggagagggaggctTGCTGCGTGACAGAGGAGCCCCAGCCAAAGACGAGCCGCGTCTCTGAAACCAACACCGGCTACCTGATCTGCACCAATCCGGCAGAAGAcggcagccagcagggggtgctgacGAGCAGCACTGTGTTCCCCGCCACGCCTCCCTACAGCCCAGCATCGTCCCACTCTCCAGCCACGCAGGAGGACTGTCCGTCCGACTTCCTCCTGGACGCATACAGCTACGCCGAGACCCTGCTCTCCTCTCCGGAGAGCTCTCCTCCCTACCTCTCCGGCCAGAACACTTTTTCCGGGGTATCGGACTGCTTCCCTGCCTCAGATCCTCTCCAGGCTGCAATGGATCCCACATTTGGCCTCCACCATTTTGCTGTGGCTCAGTCGCCTGAGTCCTGCCCATCTCCATCCTATGAGTTTCCCAGCTGCCCCGTGGGAAGTCACCTGGTCCCAGACGGTCTACAGGGGCTGGATGTGGCTGACGGCTCGTCGGACTGTGCCTTTCATCCTGACGACCTCGGGCTCTCCACCCCGCCACCAGGGGGAGACAGCCCTTTCCTAGTCCGTCAGGATGTCTCAGACACCCCTGTGCTGACCCCTGATCCCTCGCCCGCGACTGAGTGCCGTTTCCAGTACAGTGAGCGGGAGAGGGCCGAAATTAGCATCCTGGCCCAGCAGATCTCCTCGCTGGCTAACAGCTTTGACACATACCGTAGTATGGGTCTGGCCCCTGGAAACGGTAAGCCCACCCCCCTCAGCGAAGGCCCAGTACCCCCCTGCGACTGCCCAGATGTGTGCTCACACCCATCCAGACTCGAGCTGATCTTGGATGAAGGTGTCATCTACAGCATCTTACAAGACCTAGACACCGAAGAGGGGCACGTGGAGGACGGGGAGCAGTCCCTGGATGCCTCGATCTCCCAGGCGTCTGCAGCCCTGTTTACCGCCCTGGTGTGGGAACCCTCCCTGGACcagtttcccagcatgcaccctGCACTGGATCCCTGCCTGGTGAGGCCCGGATGCCAAGAGGATGGAAATGAGTTGCATCAACTCAGCCGCTACCTGCATAGTAGCCTCCAGCAAG ATGAGCTTGCTGAAGAATCCATGTACTGA